A single genomic interval of Anopheles marshallii chromosome 2, idAnoMarsDA_429_01, whole genome shotgun sequence harbors:
- the LOC128709914 gene encoding dynamin: MESLIPIVNKLQDAFTQMGVHMQLDLPQIAVVGGQSAGKSSVLENFVGRDFLPRGSGIVTRRPLILQLINGTVEFGEFLHQKGKKYANFEEIRQEIEAETDRITGSNKGISNIPINLRVYSPHVLNLTLIDLPGLTKVPIGDQPADIENQIKGMIFQFIRKETCLILAVTPANTDLANSDALKLAKEVDPQGVRTIGVITKLDLMDEGTDARDILENKLLPLRRGYIGVVNRSQKDIEGRKDIHAALAAERKFFLSHPSYRHIADRLGTPYLQKVLNQQLTNHIRDTLPALRDRLQKQMLTLEKDVDQYKHFRPDDPSIKTKAMLQMIQQLQSDFERTIEGSGSALVNTNELSGGAKINRIFHERLRFEIVKMSCDEKELRREISFAIRNIHGIRVGLFTPDMAFEAIVKKQISQLKEPILKCVDLTVLELSNVVRICTDKMARYPRLRDETERIITTHIRQCEQKSKEQMMLLIDYELAYMNTNHEDFIGFANAQSKTENAVKTGTRNLGSQVIRKGHMCIQNLGIMKGGSRPYWFVLTSESISWFKDEDEKEKKFMLPLDGLKLRDIEQGFMSRRHTFGLFNPDGRNVYKDYKQLELSCESTDDVDSWKASFLRAGVYPEKDTPANGDEESSESGPAGQSLDPQLERQVETIRNLVESYMRIVTKTTRDMVPKAIMMLIINNTKDFINGELLAHLYATGDQASMMEESADEAQKREEMLRMYHACKEALRIIGDVSMATFSTPVPPPVKNDWLSSGLDNPRLSPPSPGGPRKAAPQQQGSLGSMGAPAGRGPPPAPASARPAPAIPNRPGGGAAPPLPGGRPGGQALPAPLIPSRPGGSAAGMVQMLPASTRQQINQQVGQAVTNAAMNELSNVFASKFK, encoded by the exons agATTTTCTTCCCCGTGGATCTGGCATCGTAACGCGACGGCCATTGATTTTACAGCTGATCAATGGAACTGTGG AATTTGGAGAGTTCCTTCATCAGAAGGGCAAAAAGTATGCGAACTTTGAGGAAATTCGACAGGAGATCGAGGCGGAAACCGATCGCATCACCGGCAGCAATAAGGGCATCTCGAACATACCGATTAATCTTCGAGTGTACTCACCGCATG TACTCAACTTGACGCTGATTGATTTGCCCGGTTTGACCAAGGTGCCGATCGGCGATCAACCGGCCGATATCGAGAACCAGATCAAAGGCATGATCTTTCAGTTCATTCGTAAGGAAACTTGCCTTATTTTGGCGGTCACGCCTGCCAATACCGATTTGGCCAACAGCGATGCCCTAAAGCTGGCCAAAGAGGTCGATCCGCAGGGTGTACGAACGATTGGTGTCATTACCAAGCTGGATCTGATGGACGAGGGTACTGATGCGCGCGATATTCTCGAAAATAAGCTGCTGCCGTTGCGCCGTGGCTATATCGGTGTGGTGAACCGTTCGCAGAAGGATATCGAAGGGCGGAAGGACATTCACGCTGCACTGGCGGCCGAGCGCAAGTTCTTCCTGAGCCATCCGAGCTATCGGCACATTGCCGATCGGCTCGGTACGCCATACCTGCAAAAGGTGCTCAATCAACAGCTGACCAATCATATCCGCGACACGTTGCCGGCGCTCCGTGATCGGCTACAGAAGCAAATGCTCACACTGGAGAAGGATGTTGATCAATACAAACATTTCCGCCCAGATGATCCTAGTATCAAAACGAAGGCTATGCTGCA AATGATCCAGCAGCTGCAGTCAGATTTTGAGCGCACAATTGAAGGTTCCGGTTCGGCGCTAGTCAACACGAACGAACTTTCGGGCGGTGCCAAAATTAACAGAATTTTCCACGAACGGTTGCGCTTCGAGATCGTCAAGATGTCCTGCGATGAGAAGGAGCTGCGGCGTGAGATTTCGTTCGCCATTCGCAACATTCACGGTATTCGTGTCGGTTTGTTCACACCCGACATGGCGTTCGAAGCGATCGTCAAGAAACAAATTTCGCAGCTCAAGGAACCGATCCTGAAGTGTGTCGATTTGACCGTTTTGGAGCTATCCAATGTTGTGAGAATTTGTACGGACAAG ATGGCTCGTTATCCGCGCTTGCGTGATGAAACGGAACGCATCATTACGACGCACATTCGTCAGTGCGAACAAAAGTCCAAAGAGCAGATGATGCTACTGATCGACTATGAGCTGGCCTACATGAACACCAACCACGAAGATTTCATTGGCTTCGCAAA CGCtcaaagcaaaactgaaaacgCTGTCAAGACTGGTACTCGCAACCTCGGTTCGCAAGTTATCCGCAAAGGACACATGTGCATTCAAAACCTGGGCATCATGAAAGGTGGTTCGAGACCGTACTGGTTCGTGTTGACCTCCGAGAGCATCTCTTGGTTCAAGGATGAAGATGAGAAGGAGAAGAAGTTTATGTTGCCCCTTGACGGGCTTAAGCTGCGCGACATCGAGCAAGGATTCATGTCCCGGCGACACACATTCGGTCTATTCAATCCCGATGGACGTAATGTTTACAAG GATTACAAACAATTGGAACTGTCTTGCGAAAGTACTGATGATGTGGATTCATGGAAAGCATCCTTCTTAAGGGCTGGCGTATACCCGGAAAAGGATACTCCCGCTAATGGAGATGAG GAGAGCAGTGAAAGTGGCCCCGCTGGACAGTCTCTCGATCCGCAGTTGGAACGACAGGTTGAGACGATACGCAATCTCGTGGAGTCGTATATGCGCATCGTAACAAAAACTACACGTGACATGGTTCCGAAAGCTATTATGATGTTGATCATTAATAATACCAAGGATTTCATCAACGGCGAGCTGTTGGCGCATTTGTACGCCACCGGAGATCAG GCCTCAATGATGGAAGAAAGCGCGGATGAAGCACAAAAGCGGGAAGAAATGTTGCGAATGTATCACGCCTGCAAGGAAGCTCTACGCATTATTG GTGATGTTTCAATGGCTACCTTCTCAACACCCGTACCACCGCCGGTGAAAAATGATTGGCTGTCGAGCGGCCTGGACAATCCGCGGCTGTCACCACCGAGCCCGGGCGGTCCGCGTAAAGCAGCACCACAGCAGCAG GGTTCGCTTGGCTCGATGGGAGCTCCGGCTGGCCGGGGACCACCACCCGCACCCGCTAGTGCGAGACCGGCTCCGGCAATACCGAACAGGCCGGGAGGTGGAGCTGCCCCACCCCTACCTGGTGGACGTCCAGGTGGCCAAGCGCTACCAGCTCCATTGATTCCATC GCGTCCGGGTGGTTCCGCTGCGGGTATGGTACAGATGCTTCCGGCCAGCACCAGGCAACAGATCAACCAGCAGGTTGGCCAGGCCGTCACCAATGCCGCCATGAACGAACTGTCGAACGTGTTCGCCTCGAAGTTCAAGTAA